The Carnobacterium sp. 17-4 genome has a window encoding:
- a CDS encoding AAA family ATPase: MMENISLKSKVIFMCGAAGSGKTTYAKILEQQGYSRLSFDEESFKRGYSVHPLPKVVYDEIKSILDKELHELIVQNRNIVLDYSFWSRQMRNEYKDKLISFGIKPKIILIVTPKEIAIQRIKIRKGNHPNDIILDDQMAKHYYEHFQRPTADEGDITVVKGY, from the coding sequence ATGATGGAGAATATTTCTTTAAAAAGCAAAGTGATTTTTATGTGTGGAGCAGCAGGTTCAGGGAAAACGACATATGCCAAAATTTTAGAACAGCAAGGATATAGTCGTCTATCTTTTGATGAAGAGTCCTTTAAGAGAGGTTATAGCGTACATCCATTACCAAAGGTCGTTTACGATGAAATCAAAAGTATTCTTGATAAAGAATTACATGAATTGATTGTTCAAAATAGGAATATCGTGTTAGATTATTCGTTTTGGTCACGTCAGATGCGTAACGAATATAAAGATAAACTTATTTCATTTGGAATTAAACCAAAAATTATTTTAATAGTTACTCCAAAAGAAATTGCGATACAAAGAATTAAAATTCGTAAAGGGAACCACCCAAATGATATTATTTTAGACGATCAAATGGCAAAACACTATTATGAACATTTTCAGAGGCCAACAGCTGATGAAGGCGATATTACAGTTGTCAAAGGATATTAA
- a CDS encoding YitT family protein, with translation MAIALIGISINMFLAPHHIAAGGVSGIGILVEQVFGVDRAVVVLVLNGFMLIITFFFLGQPYFIRTVIGSILLPISLAVVPEIMVTSDQLLSVIFGSAIFATGVAILYKIGASSGGTTIPPLIFQKYFGLNTSIGLLATDAVIVIFNLVVFGVEEFLLAIFSLVITSIVMTYIETGLKRKTAVLIMSEQSIDAIKEKLLKDISRGITVFSVSGGYTGREKDMLMIVASSQEYSAVIKLVDKIDKNAFVIAYNVSEVHGLGFTYLPMG, from the coding sequence ATGGCAATTGCTTTGATTGGGATTAGTATCAATATGTTTTTAGCACCCCATCATATTGCAGCAGGGGGGGTAAGCGGGATTGGCATTTTGGTTGAACAAGTTTTTGGAGTCGATCGAGCGGTTGTTGTATTGGTATTAAATGGTTTCATGTTGATTATTACCTTTTTCTTTTTAGGGCAACCTTATTTTATTCGGACAGTGATTGGTAGTATCCTGTTGCCAATCTCTCTGGCTGTAGTACCTGAGATAATGGTCACGTCGGATCAGTTATTGTCAGTAATTTTCGGAAGTGCGATTTTTGCTACGGGTGTGGCTATATTGTATAAAATCGGAGCCTCAAGCGGAGGAACCACCATTCCACCATTGATTTTTCAAAAGTATTTTGGCTTGAATACCTCTATTGGACTATTAGCAACAGATGCAGTTATTGTTATATTTAATTTAGTTGTTTTTGGTGTTGAAGAGTTTTTATTGGCGATTTTTTCATTAGTCATTACCTCAATCGTAATGACCTACATTGAAACGGGTTTGAAACGAAAAACAGCCGTTTTGATTATGAGTGAACAATCTATTGATGCCATTAAAGAAAAATTATTAAAGGACATTAGTCGCGGAATTACGGTGTTTTCTGTTTCAGGTGGGTATACAGGAAGAGAGAAGGACATGTTAATGATTGTTGCAAGCAGTCAAGAGTACTCAGCTGTGATAAAACTGGTTGATAAAATTGACAAAAATGCTTTTGTCATTGCCTATAATGTTTCGGAAGTTCATGGCTTAGGATTTACTTATTTACCAATGGGTTAA
- a CDS encoding M20/M25/M40 family metallo-hydrolase, with product MMNERVVETFIELVKIDSEAKDEGKFQAFLKARFESLGLDVYEDDTMEQTGLGANNLLFTLKGGKDKAPLFFSAHVDTVAPGKGINPQIRGGVIYSDGTTILAADDKAGIAIMLELIEVIREEAIPHGTIEFVLTPGEEIGLVGANAFDMKKMTAKYGFVLDNGGPVGSITMDSPTLMGLKVEVKGVTAHAGLEPEKGVSAIEIAAKAISGMKLGRLDSETTANIGTINGGVASNIVADKVEVVAEARSISQEKCQEQINHMIEQFEIASIDLGGEVNFSTDTKSVGYHFEKEDELVKQAAQAILKVGRSVAYDSSGGGSDANVFNANGKKALNLSIGYGKIHTTHEYLPINELMKAVELSCELVKQIH from the coding sequence ATGATGAACGAACGAGTTGTTGAAACTTTTATTGAGTTAGTTAAAATTGATTCTGAAGCTAAAGATGAAGGGAAGTTTCAAGCATTTCTTAAAGCAAGGTTTGAAAGTTTAGGGCTGGATGTCTATGAAGATGACACTATGGAACAAACAGGGTTAGGAGCAAATAACCTTTTGTTTACTCTAAAAGGTGGAAAAGATAAAGCACCCTTGTTTTTTTCAGCTCATGTAGATACTGTTGCGCCCGGTAAAGGAATAAACCCACAAATTCGAGGAGGCGTCATCTATTCTGATGGGACAACCATTCTAGCAGCAGATGATAAAGCAGGCATTGCAATCATGTTGGAATTAATTGAAGTGATTAGAGAAGAAGCTATTCCTCATGGAACGATTGAATTTGTCTTAACTCCAGGTGAAGAAATTGGGTTAGTGGGAGCTAATGCCTTTGATATGAAGAAGATGACGGCAAAATATGGTTTTGTACTGGACAACGGCGGTCCTGTAGGCAGCATCACAATGGATAGCCCAACTTTAATGGGATTAAAGGTTGAAGTCAAAGGGGTTACAGCACATGCTGGATTGGAGCCGGAAAAAGGTGTTTCAGCTATTGAAATTGCTGCAAAAGCCATTTCAGGTATGAAGTTAGGACGTTTAGATTCTGAGACAACCGCAAATATTGGGACAATTAACGGTGGAGTTGCGAGTAATATTGTAGCGGATAAGGTTGAAGTTGTTGCAGAAGCTCGTTCAATTTCTCAAGAGAAATGCCAAGAGCAAATCAATCACATGATTGAACAATTCGAAATTGCTAGTATCGATTTAGGTGGGGAAGTTAACTTTTCAACTGATACGAAGTCTGTTGGGTACCATTTCGAGAAAGAAGATGAATTAGTTAAACAAGCTGCACAAGCTATTTTAAAAGTGGGACGTTCTGTTGCTTACGATAGTAGTGGGGGTGGCAGTGATGCGAATGTTTTTAATGCTAATGGAAAAAAAGCTTTAAATTTGTCAATCGGATATGGAAAGATTCATACAACTCATGAATACTTGCCAATCAACGAATTAATGAAAGCAGTTGAATTATCCTGTGAATTAGTAAAACAAATTCATTAA
- a CDS encoding DUF308 domain-containing protein, with the protein MRKERMKFLVQGILLLLLGFLFMSNPIRQGSLFLMIIGIALTLIGVVIIIDGIVLTQGFKYKLFRIAEGILFSGFGVVFFLRNPARGAALMIYFVVIMMIVLAVVNTIAVFKLNHNVKWLAIALNILVIWFGFQSLLDPQLAVAIFYWTVSFQLIFTGINHILMYFLLPDLSSV; encoded by the coding sequence ATGAGAAAAGAACGAATGAAATTTTTGGTTCAAGGTATTCTTTTGTTGCTTTTAGGATTTCTGTTTATGTCAAATCCCATCCGCCAAGGCTCTTTATTTCTAATGATTATCGGAATTGCACTTACACTTATCGGAGTTGTCATTATCATTGATGGAATTGTTTTAACACAAGGCTTCAAATACAAATTGTTTCGTATAGCAGAAGGTATTTTATTTAGCGGCTTTGGTGTAGTCTTTTTTTTAAGAAACCCTGCCAGAGGAGCTGCTTTAATGATTTACTTTGTTGTTATCATGATGATTGTTTTAGCCGTTGTAAATACTATCGCTGTTTTCAAATTAAATCATAATGTAAAATGGCTAGCTATTGCACTAAACATCCTAGTGATTTGGTTTGGGTTTCAATCCTTACTTGACCCCCAATTAGCAGTAGCCATTTTCTACTGGACTGTTTCCTTCCAATTAATTTTCACGGGTATCAACCATATTCTTATGTACTTTCTCTTACCTGACTTATCCAGCGTATAA
- the bsh gene encoding choloylglycine hydrolase produces the protein MCTGLSYTNDTFYFGRNLDLEYALDNKVVVTPRNYKFKLRKEEELTSHYSLIGMAMVVDNYPLYFDAVNEKGLGMGGLNFDGFAVYHDEQKDKKNITPFEFIPYLLGKCATVQEAKTLLKDINLINISFSDKLQLSPLHWLISDKDSSIVVESTSEGLQVYDNQFGVLANNPSFPYHKYNMSNYLNLTSNIPENRLSSKVDLDVYSRGMGAIGLPGDLSSSSRFVRAAYARLNSVADKTENANVSQFFHILDFVAQPRGGAMAPEGIYEITQYSSCVSTETQTYYYKTYENSQICAVSMKDLPLDNDDLFVYELEKDQAINYTN, from the coding sequence ATGTGCACAGGTTTATCTTACACGAATGACACGTTCTATTTTGGAAGAAATCTTGATTTGGAGTATGCTTTAGATAACAAAGTTGTTGTTACACCAAGAAACTACAAGTTTAAGCTACGCAAAGAGGAAGAGCTCACTTCACACTATTCGTTAATTGGTATGGCTATGGTAGTGGATAATTACCCTTTATATTTTGATGCAGTTAATGAAAAAGGTCTTGGAATGGGCGGATTAAACTTTGACGGTTTTGCAGTCTATCACGACGAGCAAAAAGACAAAAAGAATATTACACCTTTTGAATTTATCCCTTACTTATTAGGCAAATGCGCTACTGTCCAAGAAGCTAAAACGCTATTAAAAGACATTAATCTGATCAACATTTCTTTTAGTGATAAGTTACAATTATCGCCATTACATTGGTTGATCTCAGATAAAGACAGTTCAATTGTTGTCGAATCAACTTCTGAAGGATTACAAGTATACGACAATCAATTTGGTGTATTAGCTAACAATCCTTCTTTCCCATATCATAAATACAATATGAGCAATTACTTAAACCTTACGTCAAATATCCCAGAAAACCGCTTAAGTTCTAAGGTTGATTTAGATGTCTACAGTCGAGGAATGGGAGCCATTGGTCTTCCAGGAGATCTTTCTTCTTCATCAAGATTTGTTCGTGCAGCATATGCTCGTTTAAATTCTGTTGCAGATAAAACAGAAAATGCGAATGTTTCTCAATTTTTCCACATTTTAGATTTTGTAGCACAACCAAGAGGTGGTGCTATGGCGCCAGAAGGAATTTATGAAATCACTCAATATTCTTCTTGTGTAAGCACTGAAACGCAAACTTATTACTATAAAACGTATGAGAACAGCCAAATATGTGCCGTGTCTATGAAAGATTTACCTTTAGACAACGACGACCTATTTGTTTACGAATTAGAAAAAGATCAAGCTATTAACTACACTAACTAG
- a CDS encoding N(5)-(carboxyethyl)ornithine synthase, producing MHHKKLKTIGFVNSHKTGEKRIALLPKDITRINHREALFFEEGYGNGLNISDTEYAALGCQVVPRNVALEQDIICDPKIGDATFINNLYPGQTLFGWVHAVQSKEVTDILIANELSAYAWEDMYEDNRHSYWRNNELAGEASVMHAYQLNGIMPYDTKVAILGRGNTARGAQRILIGLGADVRMYNRNQEKLFQKEMTEFDVIVNAILWDTSRTDHLIYQTDLKRFKPGTLLIDVSCDEHGAIETTIPTTLEHPTYEINDVIHYAVDHTPTIFYRSSSSAISKETYKYIDDLVEGRPNIILEDALIVERGQIIDERINQFQNRTTPLLSIDSDEGKPA from the coding sequence ATGCACCACAAAAAATTAAAAACGATTGGATTTGTCAATAGTCATAAAACCGGTGAGAAGCGGATTGCCTTATTACCTAAAGACATTACACGGATAAATCACAGAGAAGCTTTATTTTTTGAGGAAGGCTATGGAAATGGTTTAAATATCTCTGATACTGAGTATGCTGCACTAGGTTGCCAAGTTGTTCCAAGAAACGTTGCTTTGGAACAAGATATTATCTGCGATCCTAAAATCGGCGACGCTACATTTATAAACAATCTGTATCCAGGACAAACACTATTCGGCTGGGTCCATGCTGTTCAGAGCAAAGAAGTGACCGATATATTAATAGCTAATGAACTTTCTGCTTATGCTTGGGAAGATATGTATGAAGATAATCGCCATTCTTACTGGCGCAATAATGAATTAGCCGGAGAAGCTTCTGTTATGCATGCTTACCAGTTAAATGGGATTATGCCTTATGATACAAAAGTTGCTATTTTAGGACGCGGTAATACAGCACGTGGTGCACAACGAATTTTAATTGGGTTAGGCGCAGACGTTAGAATGTATAATCGGAACCAAGAAAAACTCTTCCAAAAAGAAATGACCGAATTTGATGTGATCGTCAATGCGATATTATGGGATACTTCCCGTACCGATCACCTCATTTACCAAACTGATTTAAAACGATTTAAACCTGGTACATTATTGATTGATGTCAGTTGTGATGAACATGGTGCCATTGAAACGACTATTCCTACTACTTTAGAACACCCAACTTATGAAATTAACGACGTTATTCATTATGCAGTTGACCATACACCTACTATTTTTTACCGCTCTTCTTCAAGTGCTATCTCAAAGGAAACCTATAAGTATATTGATGACTTAGTTGAAGGTCGTCCTAACATTATTTTAGAAGATGCTCTCATTGTTGAGCGAGGTCAAATTATAGATGAACGCATCAATCAATTCCAAAATAGAACAACACCTCTTCTATCTATAGATTCAGATGAAGGAAAGCCTGCTTAA
- a CDS encoding MFS transporter encodes MILTYLVMIFAENFVLAIIIVILFGLGNAIGSVSPPLITSAIYSADDFPKTYGYVQSGVQLGMTVGSLVAASIADSTGTYTFSWVFLAISAALVAVSWVSAYRISQK; translated from the coding sequence TTGATTCTAACTTACCTTGTAATGATTTTTGCTGAAAATTTCGTTCTTGCGATTATTATTGTTATTTTGTTTGGTTTAGGTAATGCGATAGGGTCTGTTTCCCCTCCTTTAATTACTTCTGCCATTTATTCAGCGGATGATTTTCCAAAGACATATGGTTATGTACAAAGTGGCGTTCAATTAGGGATGACAGTAGGCTCTTTAGTCGCTGCATCAATTGCTGATTCCACAGGTACGTATACTTTTTCATGGGTTTTTCTAGCTATTTCCGCAGCATTAGTAGCTGTATCATGGGTAAGCGCCTATCGAATTTCTCAAAAATAA
- a CDS encoding PTS sugar transporter subunit IIC, which yields MDKTKRDIIFEKFGLIATKLGNQIHLRTLRDSFATFMPFMMLAGFVTLINYVILEPTGFMGKIISPDTLTNIQQIGVSIANGTLSITTLLIVAAVSYHMCISRDYTNHIAAVLVSISTFVVLTPMNIMFTPENANKAIEVTGIIPVSHIGASGMFVGIFVGLLATELFIKLSNNEKLQIKLSGNIPPAVLKSFNVLIPIIITVTSFAIISFAVNQLFNMDVNGLITTIITGPLSKITTGLPGFLLITSIANLFFGFGIHQAVISGPLLDPFLIQNMQENMAAYASHEEIPHIINMAFKDTFAVMGGSGNTIALLIAIFIFSRRKDYKDFAKLSVAPAIFNISEPIIFGLPIVFNISLIIPFVLAPIFSLTIAYFATAAGLINHVVVQIPWTTPPVISGFLATGGDWRAAVLQILIIIASVFIYLPFLRVDEKVTASMSGK from the coding sequence ATGGATAAGACAAAAAGGGACATAATATTTGAAAAGTTCGGATTAATTGCAACAAAACTTGGAAATCAAATTCACTTACGTACTTTGCGTGATTCATTTGCGACCTTTATGCCATTTATGATGTTAGCTGGTTTCGTAACATTGATCAATTATGTTATTTTAGAACCTACAGGATTCATGGGTAAAATAATTAGTCCAGATACACTGACGAATATTCAGCAAATTGGTGTGTCAATTGCAAATGGAACATTAAGTATTACTACATTATTAATTGTTGCAGCAGTTTCTTATCATATGTGTATTAGCAGAGATTACACCAATCATATTGCAGCTGTACTCGTATCAATTTCAACATTCGTTGTGTTGACACCAATGAACATAATGTTTACACCAGAAAATGCTAACAAAGCTATCGAAGTTACAGGTATTATTCCAGTTTCTCATATAGGTGCTTCTGGAATGTTTGTCGGGATTTTTGTTGGGTTATTAGCAACTGAACTATTCATTAAATTGTCAAATAATGAAAAATTACAAATTAAATTATCAGGAAATATACCACCGGCAGTTTTAAAATCGTTTAATGTCTTAATTCCAATTATAATAACAGTTACCTCATTTGCAATTATTTCTTTTGCAGTTAATCAGTTATTTAATATGGATGTAAATGGATTAATTACAACTATTATTACTGGTCCCTTAAGTAAGATTACTACTGGATTACCAGGATTTTTATTGATTACTTCTATCGCCAACTTATTCTTTGGATTTGGTATCCATCAAGCAGTTATCTCAGGTCCTCTTCTTGATCCATTTTTGATTCAAAATATGCAAGAAAATATGGCTGCATATGCAAGTCATGAAGAAATACCACATATTATCAATATGGCATTCAAAGATACTTTTGCCGTTATGGGTGGATCAGGAAATACTATTGCATTATTAATTGCAATTTTTATTTTTAGTCGTCGTAAGGACTATAAAGATTTTGCTAAACTATCTGTTGCACCTGCAATTTTTAATATAAGTGAGCCAATTATCTTTGGTCTTCCAATTGTTTTTAATATAAGCTTAATTATTCCATTTGTATTAGCTCCTATATTCTCATTAACAATTGCTTATTTTGCTACAGCCGCGGGATTAATTAATCATGTTGTTGTTCAGATTCCGTGGACTACGCCACCAGTAATTTCTGGTTTTTTAGCAACTGGAGGAGACTGGCGTGCAGCGGTGTTACAAATACTAATTATTATAGCTAGTGTATTTATATATTTACCATTTTTGCGTGTTGATGAAAAAGTTACAGCAAGTATGTCTGGCAAATAG
- a CDS encoding GntR family transcriptional regulator gives MKKIPKYMEVYLDVKEKIMNGYYLVGEKLPSGGELAEEYKTSKLTIKKGLDLLVSEGVLRSRSGFGTEVLRTPIDNSKVFGPNEGLFSVVGEEHVESEIHNFSIELPTEKIADMLKISSKDYVYNIIRSRFIDHQPYSIEQTFMPLSIIPGLEPKHLKKSVYSYITQELNLEIKDSHIWIKGDLATEFDMHILDIEKGEFMIEVDKVVSLSSGIPFEYSLSRHIYKDFVFEAVFVEN, from the coding sequence ATGAAAAAAATTCCAAAATATATGGAAGTATATTTAGATGTTAAAGAAAAAATTATGAATGGTTACTACCTTGTTGGAGAGAAACTTCCATCTGGAGGAGAATTGGCAGAAGAATATAAAACAAGCAAACTTACCATTAAAAAAGGTCTTGATTTGCTAGTTTCTGAAGGAGTTTTAAGAAGTAGAAGCGGTTTTGGAACTGAAGTTTTAAGAACGCCAATTGATAATTCAAAGGTTTTTGGACCGAATGAAGGACTGTTCAGCGTAGTAGGAGAAGAACATGTTGAATCTGAAATTCATAATTTTTCAATTGAGCTTCCAACTGAAAAAATAGCAGATATGCTGAAAATAAGTTCGAAAGATTATGTTTATAATATTATTAGAAGTCGTTTTATAGATCATCAGCCTTATTCAATTGAACAGACATTTATGCCATTGTCGATTATACCAGGTCTTGAGCCCAAACATTTGAAAAAATCTGTCTATTCTTATATTACTCAGGAACTTAATTTAGAAATTAAAGATTCTCATATATGGATAAAAGGTGACCTAGCAACGGAATTTGATATGCATATATTAGATATTGAAAAAGGTGAGTTTATGATTGAAGTAGATAAAGTAGTCTCACTTTCATCGGGTATTCCTTTTGAATATTCATTATCTAGACATATATATAAAGATTTTGTATTTGAAGCAGTATTTGTTGAAAATTAG
- a CDS encoding glycoside hydrolase family 1 protein — protein MNKQKLTFPQDFWWGSAWSAEQAEGRGETGKAETVWERWYKEQPYRFYNGIGSETTTDHIHRYKEDVQLMKQTGHNSFRVSISWARMFPDDGIGKVNPKAIAFYSDLFKEMNEKGIKVFANLYHFDMPAKLQDIGGWESREVVDAYVNFADTCFKEFGDLVYHWFTFNEPLGPILGSYLEDFHYPNIVDFKRGAQAAFFTILAHAKAIEAFKKHNLSSKIGVILNLSPTFPRSQNPADIKAAEIADLFYTRSFLDPMVKGTFPKKLVNLLKEYDQMPDDFTELDLTFIAENTSQILGLNYYEPRRVKARLTAINQEGPFLPEWFFENYIMPGRRMNEYRGWEIYEKGVYDLCMDIKNNYGNIEAFISENGMGVANEERFMNESGQVIDTYRIEFIKDHLAYLWKAINDGCNIKGYHLWAFIDCWSWINSYKNRYGLVSLDLPTQRRTIKKSGEFYKQLSDDNGFEYDKDLFV, from the coding sequence ATGAATAAACAAAAATTAACTTTCCCTCAAGACTTTTGGTGGGGTTCTGCATGGTCAGCTGAACAGGCTGAAGGTAGAGGAGAAACTGGAAAAGCTGAAACTGTTTGGGAAAGATGGTATAAAGAACAACCATATCGCTTTTACAATGGAATTGGTTCAGAGACAACTACTGATCATATTCATCGATATAAGGAAGATGTGCAGTTAATGAAACAAACTGGACATAATTCATTTCGCGTCTCAATTTCATGGGCAAGAATGTTTCCAGATGACGGCATTGGTAAAGTAAATCCTAAAGCTATAGCTTTTTATAGTGATTTATTTAAAGAAATGAATGAAAAGGGTATCAAAGTTTTTGCAAATCTTTATCATTTTGATATGCCCGCTAAATTACAAGATATAGGGGGTTGGGAATCTCGCGAAGTTGTTGATGCATATGTAAATTTTGCTGATACATGCTTTAAAGAATTTGGCGACTTAGTCTATCACTGGTTCACTTTTAATGAACCACTTGGACCTATTTTAGGATCCTATCTAGAAGATTTTCATTATCCAAATATTGTTGATTTCAAAAGAGGCGCCCAAGCTGCTTTCTTTACCATATTAGCACATGCTAAAGCTATTGAAGCTTTCAAAAAACACAATTTATCTAGCAAAATTGGTGTTATTCTGAATCTAAGTCCAACATTTCCAAGGAGCCAAAATCCTGCTGATATAAAAGCTGCTGAAATTGCTGACTTGTTCTATACAAGAAGTTTTCTTGATCCAATGGTCAAAGGAACTTTCCCTAAAAAATTGGTTAATTTATTAAAAGAGTATGACCAAATGCCTGACGATTTTACTGAATTAGATTTAACATTTATTGCTGAAAATACTTCACAAATACTAGGCCTAAATTACTATGAACCTCGTCGAGTAAAAGCACGTCTAACAGCGATTAACCAAGAAGGACCATTTTTACCAGAATGGTTCTTTGAAAATTATATTATGCCTGGGCGTCGGATGAATGAATATAGAGGCTGGGAGATTTATGAAAAAGGTGTTTATGATTTATGTATGGATATTAAAAATAATTATGGAAACATTGAAGCATTTATTTCTGAAAATGGAATGGGCGTTGCTAATGAAGAACGTTTCATGAATGAAAGCGGTCAAGTAATAGATACCTACCGTATTGAATTCATTAAAGACCACTTGGCATATTTATGGAAAGCCATTAATGATGGATGCAATATTAAAGGATATCATTTATGGGCATTTATTGATTGTTGGTCATGGATTAATTCTTACAAAAACCGCTATGGATTAGTCTCTTTAGATTTACCCACTCAAAGACGGACAATTAAGAAAAGTGGAGAATTTTACAAGCAATTAAGTGATGATAACGGTTTTGAATACGACAAAGATTTATTTGTTTGA
- the mgrA gene encoding L-glyceraldehyde 3-phosphate reductase — protein MYQAAENRYDNMIYNRVGNSGLKLPALSLGMWHNFGDVDLFENSRKMVHRAFDLGITHFDLANNYGPPAGSAEENFGRILKKDLLPYRDELIISSKAGYDMWPGPYGEFGSKKYLTASVDQSLKRLGLDYVDIFYSHRPDPDTPFEETAQALDLMVRQGKALYIGISNYSAEQTAEISKIFKELKTPFIIHQPSYSMYNRWIEDGLQDVLQENQLGTIAFSPLAQGMLTDRYLNGIPKDSRAGRTTSPFLDEAKVNDTIAQSRALNEIAKRRGQTLAEMAVSWILRDGKVTSVLIGASKVSQIEDNIKALDNLDFSPSELAEIEKVLKP, from the coding sequence ATGTATCAAGCAGCAGAAAATCGTTACGACAATATGATTTACAATCGTGTGGGGAACAGTGGATTAAAATTGCCAGCATTGTCTTTAGGAATGTGGCATAATTTCGGTGATGTGGATTTATTTGAAAACAGCCGTAAAATGGTTCACCGTGCATTCGATTTGGGAATTACCCATTTTGACTTAGCTAATAATTACGGTCCTCCAGCAGGAAGTGCCGAAGAAAACTTTGGACGTATTTTAAAGAAAGATTTACTTCCTTACCGTGATGAATTGATTATTTCAAGCAAGGCCGGTTATGACATGTGGCCAGGTCCATATGGCGAATTTGGATCTAAAAAATATTTGACTGCTAGTGTTGATCAAAGCTTGAAGCGCTTGGGGTTAGATTATGTTGATATTTTTTATTCACATCGTCCAGATCCAGATACACCTTTTGAAGAAACAGCACAGGCGTTGGACTTAATGGTTCGCCAAGGTAAAGCTTTGTATATTGGAATTTCTAATTACTCTGCCGAACAAACAGCTGAAATTTCAAAGATATTTAAAGAATTAAAAACACCTTTCATTATTCATCAACCCTCTTACAGCATGTATAACCGCTGGATAGAAGATGGTCTACAAGATGTTTTACAAGAAAACCAACTAGGAACGATTGCGTTTAGTCCCTTAGCTCAAGGTATGTTGACAGACCGTTACCTAAACGGCATTCCAAAGGATTCGAGAGCTGGTCGGACAACAAGCCCGTTCTTAGACGAAGCAAAAGTAAATGATACTATAGCGCAATCAAGAGCATTAAATGAAATCGCAAAACGCCGAGGTCAAACGTTAGCTGAAATGGCTGTTTCGTGGATTTTAAGAGATGGAAAAGTTACAAGTGTATTGATTGGTGCCAGTAAGGTAAGTCAAATTGAGGATAATATCAAAGCATTAGATAACCTTGATTTTTCTCCTTCAGAATTAGCCGAAATCGAAAAGGTTTTGAAACCTTAG
- the nrdI gene encoding class Ib ribonucleoside-diphosphate reductase assembly flavoprotein NrdI: MANKINIIYISLNGNTKYFVECLSEYIEATKDIVVELLNIKDLKGETFPVDEPFVSFLPTYLNGGNGIHTGDKEVLTTRLGDFIVSNANFKFCYGIVGSGNRNFNNQFCLSAKQYAERFGFPLIDVFELRGTQSDVERIANLIINHHEEFLNEL; this comes from the coding sequence ATGGCAAATAAAATAAACATTATCTACATCAGTCTAAACGGCAATACGAAATACTTTGTTGAGTGTTTAAGCGAGTACATAGAAGCAACTAAGGACATAGTTGTAGAATTGCTGAATATTAAAGACCTAAAAGGAGAAACTTTTCCAGTCGATGAACCTTTCGTGAGTTTCTTGCCGACTTATTTAAATGGTGGAAATGGAATCCATACAGGAGATAAGGAAGTATTAACCACTAGACTAGGAGATTTTATAGTATCTAACGCTAACTTTAAATTCTGTTACGGAATTGTCGGAAGCGGAAACCGGAATTTCAATAATCAATTCTGTCTAAGTGCTAAGCAATATGCAGAAAGATTTGGTTTTCCTCTAATCGATGTCTTTGAATTACGAGGGACGCAGTCAGATGTAGAACGAATTGCCAACTTGATTATTAATCATCATGAAGAATTTCTTAATGAACTTTAG